One part of the Bdellovibrio sp. KM01 genome encodes these proteins:
- a CDS encoding transposase: protein MKQQTFLPLKTHWKHRHCHGGTLRKSSKGRCARPLSTKDPIHLVFKVNKSAVKKGLRHPRNFSLLTRVLKKYAFKFYVKVEQFSVQHDHIHVLVRGGQRSQLQSFLRVLAGQFAQRLTDTFDTKNEGPKVWKYRPFSRVVKGYKPYRIVRDYIQLNECEANGRPYSKTRLRGLSQEQLVELWA from the coding sequence ATGAAGCAACAAACATTTCTCCCTCTCAAAACTCATTGGAAACATCGCCATTGTCACGGTGGTACCCTTCGAAAATCGTCCAAGGGTCGCTGTGCTCGTCCCTTGTCGACAAAGGATCCAATACACCTGGTGTTCAAAGTAAATAAATCCGCCGTAAAAAAGGGGCTTCGACATCCGAGGAATTTTTCACTGCTTACACGGGTGTTGAAAAAATATGCGTTCAAATTTTACGTGAAGGTTGAGCAATTTTCAGTGCAGCATGACCACATTCATGTGCTTGTGCGCGGCGGACAGCGGTCACAGCTGCAGAGTTTTTTACGGGTATTGGCCGGGCAATTTGCGCAAAGGTTGACCGATACCTTCGATACGAAGAACGAAGGGCCGAAGGTTTGGAAGTATCGGCCTTTTAGTCGCGTGGTGAAGGGGTACAAGCCTTACCGGATCGTACGGGATTATATTCAGCTGAATGAGTGCGAGGCGAATGGCAGACCTTATTCGAAAACTCGATTGCGCGGACTTAGCCAGGAGCAATTGGTTGAGTTATGGGCGTGA